The following proteins are encoded in a genomic region of Natronorubrum halophilum:
- a CDS encoding DUF354 domain-containing protein — MDIIITIQHAANVHFFKHVVRELEAAGHGVYVFAREKGVTGRLLDAYDIDHELLCGEPDSWLGLGLTQLSYELRLLRRALAIDPAYIVSSHGIAATHVATLVGAESHVYIDTETAINAGNRLTLPFADALYTPESFREEYGDNHGTYPGYHELAYLHPDRFEPDPSVLRRNGVDPDERYAVLRFGAWNGNHDVGKQGISSEGRREIVDVLGADGRVYVSDESDGSIPSGSESLPVPPAAFHHLLAFADIVVGEVATTTLEAGVLGTPTVRISPFAGSNEMGKFQQLEEYGLVQSFHTSHEADGIDAIERICRDPNAAETWKNRRETLLDETVDVSEYVVSQLLEDVCEPTELVADASEQTQPFETADEPASAVRERGGPGPDADEHSGPISN, encoded by the coding sequence ATGGATATCATCATCACGATCCAGCACGCGGCGAACGTCCACTTCTTCAAGCACGTCGTCCGCGAACTCGAGGCCGCGGGACACGGCGTGTACGTGTTCGCCCGCGAAAAGGGGGTTACCGGGCGACTCCTCGACGCCTACGACATCGATCACGAACTGCTCTGTGGGGAGCCCGATAGCTGGCTCGGGCTGGGGCTGACACAGCTGTCTTACGAACTGCGGCTTCTTCGACGGGCGCTCGCCATCGATCCGGCGTACATCGTCAGCAGCCACGGCATCGCCGCGACCCACGTTGCCACGTTAGTCGGCGCGGAGAGCCACGTGTACATCGACACCGAGACGGCGATCAACGCCGGCAACCGACTGACTCTCCCGTTCGCGGACGCGCTCTACACCCCCGAAAGCTTCCGCGAGGAGTACGGCGACAATCACGGTACCTACCCGGGCTATCACGAACTCGCGTACCTCCATCCGGATCGGTTCGAACCCGATCCGTCGGTCCTGCGGCGAAACGGCGTCGACCCCGACGAACGGTACGCGGTCCTCCGTTTTGGCGCGTGGAACGGCAACCACGATGTCGGGAAGCAGGGAATCTCTTCCGAGGGGCGCCGAGAGATCGTCGACGTGCTCGGGGCCGACGGACGGGTGTACGTCTCCGACGAGAGCGATGGATCGATTCCGAGCGGCAGCGAGTCGCTTCCGGTCCCACCGGCGGCGTTTCACCACCTGCTCGCGTTCGCCGACATCGTCGTCGGCGAGGTCGCAACGACCACGCTCGAGGCCGGCGTTCTCGGGACGCCGACCGTTCGCATCAGTCCGTTCGCGGGGTCGAACGAAATGGGGAAATTCCAGCAACTCGAGGAGTACGGACTCGTCCAGTCGTTCCATACGAGCCACGAAGCCGACGGCATCGACGCCATCGAACGGATTTGCCGAGATCCGAACGCCGCGGAAACGTGGAAGAACCGGCGCGAAACCCTCCTCGATGAGACGGTCGACGTCAGCGAGTACGTGGTCAGCCAGCTTCTCGAGGATGTCTGTGAACCGACTGAACTCGTCGCAGACGCCAGTGAACAGACGCAGCCATTCGAGACCGCCGACGAACCGGCG